In Helicobacter pylori Shi112, the genomic window ATAGGGGATAAGGCTTTAGACGCCATTGAAATTCAAAAGTGTCAAATGGTGTTAAAAAAGCATTCAACCGATAAATTAGACAGCCAGCATAAAGCCATCAGTATTGATTTGGATTTTAAAAAAGAGCGCTTTAAGAGCGATACGGAACTTTTTTTAGAATGCCAAAGCTAGGCTTTTGTTACAATATTTTAGATTTTTTAGGTAGCATGTTAGCATTTCAAAGGCATGGATATTGTTAAAAAGTAAGCTAAGGAGTGTTTATGTGGATCACCCAAGAAATCACGCCGTATTTGCGTAAAGAATACACCATAGAAGCGAAATTATTAGATGTTAGAAGCGAGCATAATATCTTAGAGATTTTTAAATCTAAGGATTTTGGCGAAATTGCGATGCTTAATTGCCAGTTGCTGTTTAAGAATTTTTTGCACATTGAAAGCGAGTTGCTCGCTCATATGGGGGGTTGCACTAAAAAAGAGCTTAAAGAGGTTTTGATTGTGGATGGGTTTGATTTGGAATTAGCCCACCAGCTTTTTAAATACGACACGCATATAGATTTTGTGCAAGCGGATGAAAAGATTTTAGACAGCTTCATTAGTTTTTTCCCCCATTTCCATGAAGTGAAAAACAACAAAAATTTCACGCACGCTAAACAACTATTAGATTTAGACATTAAAAAATACGATTTGATTCTTTGCTTGCAAGAGCCAGATATTCATAAAATGGATGGTTTAAAAAGAATGCTTAAAGAAGATGGGGTGTTTATTTCTGTAGCCAAACACCCATTATTAGAGCATGTGAGCATGCAAAACGCCCTTAAAAACATGGGCGAGTTTTTTTCTGTTGCCATGCCTTTTGTAGCGCCTTTAAGGATTTTGAGCAATAAGGGTTATATTTACGCTTCTTTTAAAACCCACCCCTTAAAAGATTTAATGGCGCCAAAAATAGAAGCGCTAAAAAGCGTGAGATACTATAACGAAGACATTCATAGGGCTGCATTCGCTTTGCCTAAAAATTTACAAGAAGTCTTGAAAGACAATATCAAATCTTAAAATGGTTTTAAAAAACGCTATCGCTCTAACAGGGGGGATAGGCACCGGTAAAAGCACCACCATTAAAATATTAGAATCGCAAGGTTATCAAATTTTAGATGCCGATAAGATCGCCCATCAATTATTGCAAGAGCACCGGTTTAAAATCGCCCAACATTTTGGATCAGATATTTTAGAAAAGGACATTTTAAACAGAAAAAAACTTGGCGTTATCGTGTTTCAAAATGCTAATGAGTTAAAATGGCTAGAGGATTTTTTACACCCCTTAATCCGTGAGCGCATGCTTAAAAAAGCCTATGAATTAGAAAAGAATCATCAAGCGTATTTTTTAGACATCCCTTTGTTTTTTGAAGTGGGGGGTAAAAAATGCTATCCTGTGAGTAAGGTGGTTTTAATCTATGCGCCTAGGGCCTTACAAATTGAGCGCCTTTTAGAGCGAGACAAACTCAAAGAAGCTGAAATTTTGCAGCGCTTAGCTTGTCAAATGGATATAGAGCAAAAACGCGCCATGAGCGATTGCATTATAGACAACAGCTCCAGTTTAAAAGATTTAAATAAGCAAGTTGAACGCTTTTTAAAAACGCTCTTATAAGCTCGTTTTGTATCTAAGCATGTTAAACTACCATTAAATTTTTTGTAAGGCTAAAAACATGATCACTTTAAAACAAGCCCTTTCTTTATCCCAAGATGAATTAGAAACCCTTAAAAACGAAATTGACGCTAAGGTTAGAGCTTCAGATTTGAACGCTTATATTAAAGCCCCTAGCCTTAATGGCACTAGCGCTAAAGGGGTGCCAATCCTTATTAAAGACAATATCAGTGTTAAGGGGTGGGAAGTTACTTGCTCTAGTAAGATTTTAGAAGGCTATATCGCTCCTTATCATGCGAGCGTGATTGAAAACTTGCACCAAAACAGCATGGCAGGGTTTGGGCTTTCTAACATGGACGAGTTTGCGATGGGAAGCACCACGGAGTCTAGTTGCTATGGGATCACTAAAAACCCACGAGATAAAAACAGAGTGCCTGGAGGGAGTAGCGGAGGAAGCGCAGCAGCTGTGGCTGGCGGCTTAGCGGTGGCGGCTTTAGGGAGCGATACGGGCGGGTCTATCAGGCAGCCGGCGAGCTATTGCGGGTGCGTGGGGTTAAAGCCCACTTATGGGAGAGTGAGCCGTTATGGTTTGATTGCGTATTGTTCTAGTTTTGATCAAATCGGGCCTATCACGCAAAATGTAGAAGACGCTTCTATTTTATTTGACGCAATTAGCGGGCATGATAGCAAGGACTCCACGAGCGCAAATCTCAAACCCACGCAAACCTTTAAAAACCTTAACAGAGAAAAACGCTTTAAGATCGCTATCTTAAGAGATCACATTAAAGATGCGAGCAATGAAGTGCAACTCGCTTATGAAAACACCCTTAAAGCCTTGAAAGAAATGGGGCATGAGATTGTGGAAAAAAGGATGTTGGATTCGCATTATCAAATCTCTATCTATTATATTATCAGCATGGCTGAAGCGAGTTCGAATCTGGCCAGATTTGATGGGGTGCGTTATGGGAGGAGGGCTCAAAATATTAAAGACTTGAAAGAATTGTATCTCAAAAGCCGCAGTGAAGGTTTTGGCGATGAGGTGAAACGGCGCATCATGTTAGGGAATTTTGTCTTAAGCAGCGGGTATTATGACGCTTATTATTTGAAAGCCCAGCAAATGCGTTTGATGATTAAAGAGCAATACAACAAGATTTTTGAAGAAGTGGATTTGATTTTCACCCCTGTAGCTCCCACGAGTGCCCATTTATTCAATTACCATGCAAGCCCTTTAGAAATGTATTTGAGCGATATTTACACGATTGGGGCGAATTTGAGCGGTTTGCCGGCCCTTTCTTTACCGGTCGCTAAAGATCCTTTAGGCTTGCCTATAGGGATGCAATTCATTGCTAAGGCTTTTGATGAGCAAAGCCTTTTAGATGTTTCTTACGCTTTAGAGCAAGAATTAGATTTAAAATTAGATTAAGGATAGAAAATGAGAATTTTACAAAGGGCTTTGACTTTTGAGGATGTGTTGATGGTGCCTAGAAAATCCAGCGTTTTACCTAAAGATGTGAGCTTAAAGTCTCGCCTGACTAAAAACATTAGTTTGAATATCCCCTTTATCAGTGCGGCTATGGATACGGTTACAGAGCATAAAACCGCTATCGCTATGGCACGCCTTGGGGGTATTGGCATCGTGCATAAAAACATGGATATTCAAACGCAAGTTAAAGAAATCACTAAGGTTAAAAAAAGCGAGAGCGGGGTGATTAATGATCCTATTTTTATCCATGCGCACAGGACGCTAGCGGACGCTAAAGTCATAACGGATAATTACAAGATTTCAGGCGTGCCTGTGGTAGATGATAAGGGGTTGTTGATTGGGATTTTAACCAACAGAGATGTGCGCTTTGAAACCGATTTGAGTAAAAAAGTGGGCGATGTGATGACTAAAATGCCTTTAGTTACCGCTCGTGTGGGCATTAGTTTAGATGAAGCGAGCGATTTGATGCACAAGCATAAGATTGAAAAATTGCCCATTGTGGATAAGGATAATGTTTTAAAAGGCTTGATCACGATTAAAGACATTCAAAAACGCATTGAATACCCTGAGGCTAACAAAGATGATTTTGGGAGGTTGAGAGTGGGGGCGGCTATTGGAGTGGGGCAGTTGGATAGGGCTGAAATGTTAGTTAAAGCTGGGGTGGATGCGTTGGTGTTAGACAGCGCGCATGGGCATTCAGCTAATATCTTACACACTTTAGAAGAGATTAAAAAAAGCTTGGTAGTGGATGTGATTGTGGGGAATGTGGTTACTAAAGAAGCCACAAGCGATTTGATTAGCGCGGGGGCGGACGCTGTTAAAGTGGGTATTGGACCAGGAAGCATTTGCACCACTAGGATTGTGGCTGGGGTGGGAATGCCTCAAGTGAGCGCGATTGATAATTGCGTAGAAGTG contains:
- a CDS encoding spermidine synthase; this translates as MWITQEITPYLRKEYTIEAKLLDVRSEHNILEIFKSKDFGEIAMLNCQLLFKNFLHIESELLAHMGGCTKKELKEVLIVDGFDLELAHQLFKYDTHIDFVQADEKILDSFISFFPHFHEVKNNKNFTHAKQLLDLDIKKYDLILCLQEPDIHKMDGLKRMLKEDGVFISVAKHPLLEHVSMQNALKNMGEFFSVAMPFVAPLRILSNKGYIYASFKTHPLKDLMAPKIEALKSVRYYNEDIHRAAFALPKNLQEVLKDNIKS
- the coaE gene encoding dephospho-CoA kinase (Dephospho-CoA kinase (CoaE) performs the final step in coenzyme A biosynthesis.) → MVLKNAIALTGGIGTGKSTTIKILESQGYQILDADKIAHQLLQEHRFKIAQHFGSDILEKDILNRKKLGVIVFQNANELKWLEDFLHPLIRERMLKKAYELEKNHQAYFLDIPLFFEVGGKKCYPVSKVVLIYAPRALQIERLLERDKLKEAEILQRLACQMDIEQKRAMSDCIIDNSSSLKDLNKQVERFLKTLL
- the gatA gene encoding Asp-tRNA(Asn)/Glu-tRNA(Gln) amidotransferase subunit GatA; translation: MITLKQALSLSQDELETLKNEIDAKVRASDLNAYIKAPSLNGTSAKGVPILIKDNISVKGWEVTCSSKILEGYIAPYHASVIENLHQNSMAGFGLSNMDEFAMGSTTESSCYGITKNPRDKNRVPGGSSGGSAAAVAGGLAVAALGSDTGGSIRQPASYCGCVGLKPTYGRVSRYGLIAYCSSFDQIGPITQNVEDASILFDAISGHDSKDSTSANLKPTQTFKNLNREKRFKIAILRDHIKDASNEVQLAYENTLKALKEMGHEIVEKRMLDSHYQISIYYIISMAEASSNLARFDGVRYGRRAQNIKDLKELYLKSRSEGFGDEVKRRIMLGNFVLSSGYYDAYYLKAQQMRLMIKEQYNKIFEEVDLIFTPVAPTSAHLFNYHASPLEMYLSDIYTIGANLSGLPALSLPVAKDPLGLPIGMQFIAKAFDEQSLLDVSYALEQELDLKLD
- the guaB gene encoding IMP dehydrogenase, which gives rise to MRILQRALTFEDVLMVPRKSSVLPKDVSLKSRLTKNISLNIPFISAAMDTVTEHKTAIAMARLGGIGIVHKNMDIQTQVKEITKVKKSESGVINDPIFIHAHRTLADAKVITDNYKISGVPVVDDKGLLIGILTNRDVRFETDLSKKVGDVMTKMPLVTARVGISLDEASDLMHKHKIEKLPIVDKDNVLKGLITIKDIQKRIEYPEANKDDFGRLRVGAAIGVGQLDRAEMLVKAGVDALVLDSAHGHSANILHTLEEIKKSLVVDVIVGNVVTKEATSDLISAGADAVKVGIGPGSICTTRIVAGVGMPQVSAIDNCVEVASKFDIPVIADGGIRYSGDVAKALALGASSVMIGSLLAGTEESPGDFMIYQGRQYKSYRGMGSIGAMTKGSSDRYFQEGVASEKLVPEGIEGRVPYRGKVSDMIFQLVGGVRSSMGYQGAKNILELYQNAEFVEITSAGLKESHVHGVDITKEAPNYYG